The following are from one region of the Mustela lutreola isolate mMusLut2 chromosome 9, mMusLut2.pri, whole genome shotgun sequence genome:
- the SRMS gene encoding tyrosine-protein kinase Srms, which translates to MEPFLRRRLTFLSFFWDKIWPVAAPDNGVQGLPDPVAGAEPEPAATEPCSPPAPPQLFRALYDFTARCSAELSVSRGDRLCALREDGDYIFARRLSGPPGTGLVPITHLARATPETLSDPPWYFSRMSRARAQQLLLSPASAPGAFLVRPSESSRGDYSLSVRAQAKVHHYRISTAAGGLYLQKGRLFPSLEELLAYYKANWKLTQSPLLQAHVPQGAAGRGPERPPPPQRPPQQDQWERPRSEFALRRKLGEGCFGEVWEGLWLGSTPVAVKVIKSAYMKLADLSKEIQTLKSLRHERLIQLHAVCSAGQPVYIVTELMRKGSLQAFLGSPEGRALGLPLLLSFACQVAEGMSYLEGRRIVHRDLAARNVLVGDDLACKVADFGLARLLKDDIYSPSSSSKIPVKWTAPEAANYRIYSQKSDVWSFGVLLYEVFTYGQCPYEGLSNHETLQQVMRGYRLPRPAPCPAEVYALMLECWKGSPEERPAFAALQEKLSAAHRRLAPAHT; encoded by the exons ATGGAGCCCTTCCTCAGGAGGCGGTTGACCTTCCTGTCCTTCTTCTGGGACAAGATCTGGCCGGTGGCCGCGCCGGACAACGGCGTCCAGGGGCTCCCCGACCCTGTGGCCGGCGCTGAACCAGAGCCCGCTGCCACAGAGCCCTGCAGCCCCCCGGCGCCCCCACAGCTCTTCAGGGCGCTCTATGACTTCACCGCGCGGTGCTCGGCAGAGCTGAGCGTCAGCCGCGGGGACAGGCTCTGCGCCCTCAGAGAGGACGGCGACTACATCTTTGCCCGCAGACTCTCCGGCCCGCCCGGTACTGGGCTGGTACCCATCACCCACCTGGCCAGGGCCACCCCGGAGACGCTCTCAGACCCCCC CTGGTACTTCAGCCGCATGAGCCGCGCCCGTGCCCAGCAGCTGCTCCTGTCCCCGGCCAGCGCCCCGGGAGCCTTCCTTGTCCGGCCCAGCGAGAGCAGCCGTGGGGACTATTCGCTCTCAG TCCGGGCGCAGGCCAAAGTCCACCACTACCGCATCTCCACGGCGGCCGGCGGTCTCTACCTGCAGAAGGGCCGGCTCttccccagcctggaggagctgctCGCCTACTACAAGGCCAACTGGAAGCTGACCCAGAGCCCGCTGCTGCAGGCCCATGTGCCCCAG ggagcagcaggcagaggcccggagcgccccccgccccctcagAGGCCCCCGCAGCAGGACCAGTGGGAGCGGCCTCGCTCCGAGTTCGCCCTGAGGAGGAAGCTGGGTGAAGGCTGCTTCGGGGAGGTGTGGGAAGGCCTGTGGCTTGGCTCCACTCCAGTGGCAGTCAAGGTCATCAAGTCAG CCTACATGAAGCTCGCGGACCTCAGCAAGGAGATCCAGACCCTCAAGAGCCTGAGGCACGAGCGTCTCATCCAGCTGCATGCTGTGTGCTCGGCCGGCCAGCCCGTGTACATCGTCACAGAGCTTATGCGCAAGGGCAGCCTGCAGGCCTTCCTGGGCA GCCCCGAGGGACGGGCCCTGGGCCTGCCTCTCCTGCTGAGCTTTGCCTGCCAGGTGGCCGAGGGCATGAGCTACCTGGAGGGTCGACGCATCGTACACCGTGACCTGGCAGCTAGGAACGTGCTCGTTGGTGACGACCTGGCATGCAAGGTGGCTGACTTTGGCCTGGCCCGGCTGCTGAAG GACGACATCTACTCCCCAAGCAGCAGCTCCAAGATCCCCGTCAAGTGGACGGCACCTGAGGCGGCCAACTATCGCATCTACTCTCAGAAGTCGGACGTCTGGTCCTTCGGAGTTCTGCTCTATGAGGTTTTCACCTACGGCCAGTGTCCTTATGAAG GACTGAGCAACCACGAGACCCTGCAGCAGGTCATGCGAGGGTACCGGCTGCCACGCCCCGCGCCCTGCCCGGCCGAGGTCTACGCGCTCATGCTGGAGTGCTGGAAGGGCAGCCCTGAGGAGCGGCCGGCTTTCGCTGCGCTGCAGGAGAAGCTGAGTGCCGCCCACAGGCGCCTCGCCCCTGCCCACACGTGA